The genomic segment CCTTATTTGGCAAGAGGCAGATTTGATTAAACTTTCCTCTCTGCTTATATAAAATGGAATAGAAATATTGTGTATGCATGtttttctgcaaaataaaaccCTATGGCTGCAGCAGAGATGGTGGTTCCCAGTAACTGAACTTAAGTTTATCTGATTAATGGCATCTAAATTGAACCAGTTCTGCAGTGGTTAATGTGTATAAGGGAATGTGgggaatgttgtttttcttcatgaatCCCATGTATGGCTAAGTATAGATATGATTAAGAGAAGTGCTCTCTTCCTGCAGTAGGTGGGTGAAAGACTGTCTCAGTCTCTGCTGCTTTGGAAACATGGTCAAACTACAGTCcaaatatagtaaaacaatGCAGCTCTTTCATGACTTTTAGACATTTAGGTAGCATGGTGTCAGGAGCGGCAGATCTTCCTGCCTCGTCCTTTTGGATAAGTGCACACAGCAGTAGTGTTGTGTCCTGGTTTGCCTTACTAGGACAAGCCAACATGGAGTCATTGGCAGAAGCAGGAGGGTTTATTCAAACTCCCACTTGCCTTTTCAAAACCCCCCAACATCCCAGTTACAGAATGTtcctgttgcctagcaacccgGCCGGGTCTTAAGAGAGAGGAGAGGCGTCATAGATGTGTATGAATATCCACGGCTGAGCGCGAGAGCAAACactctcctctgcctctcccTCCCCTGTGAACAGCTCACTCTCTCCACAACCTCACCGCCATGTAATGGAGCACAGCACTGCACACCGACAGTCCCGCCTCTGCTGAACAATTACACTGCACATGAACACAACGATTCATTTATTAGTGACACATTAGTCTATTTGCTAAACATACAGGTTTGTTAAATTGTCTTCATAGATCATTTTCACAATCAAGCATAAGAAAGGTGACATAAGACGTAATAAAGTTCATGgtcttttatttgaaaaaaaaaaaaaaagactagcATGTACAACTTGGAATGAATGTAAACTGAACTCAGATAAACAGCTGCAAAGACTGGTGCTCTGACACTCCTAACAGCATGCGCTGTGAACACAGTGCACCCCTCACTATGCTCGTCTGAGTCgagaaacagaagaacaaaaagaaaagtgaaggCCAGTGATTCTCTccgtcaagaaaaaaaaaaaaaaaaaggacagacaCTCCATCTCAgcgacagaaaagaaaaagaaaaaagtagaaaGCTCACCGTAAGACTCTTTATGTCCCCCCCCTACTTTGAAAGGGCAGGACGCACAACTACTAAGATGGCTGTCCAAACAACATAACAAAATCAAAAGAACATgccaaacatttgaaaatgtatttttgtacaTATTTTCTTGTTATTTCGCATACAATTACTCCCATTCCACTTGACTTAAACCAGGTATATCCTCTCATCTTAACAGTACAGGGTTCCTGTCCAAATACAAAAAACTGTACCAAACCAACAATAGGACAGCTTATAGTGGAATCAGCACGCTCTGGTAGCCCGGAGGAAGAATTGGAGAGGGGGTCGGGGTGGGGGCGTGGGGGTTAGTGCTCCGGTCTCAAGCTGCATGCATGAAGAACAgaaaatagagagaaagaagagatggCCAGCCCAGACATGTATCACTAGCAAAGGGAACGAGGAGTTCACCAAATGCTTTTGCTTTAGTCTGAAGGTAGTAGTTATAGggtttgttgttattatttttacttgttAAGTACTGATGCTAAACTGATTTCCGGGGGGAGGGGACAGGGTCACTAACCATCATTTTCATGcagatatttttgtattttttttaaatatttttcctgtGTGGACAGAAggatattttatttcaacattcAATTATTTTCTATACAGAAACggtatgaataaatgaacatttttttccaagaggtaagtaaaacattttgattttttttttctttctttttttcttctaagaGGGGACAGGACGGGGCGGGCAAGCTTCACTTTGCAGTCATCATCTGTACAAACTCTGCagagacacaaataaaaaacaatgaggacatgAGGGCTGAGGCTCAGACGCAGCATGTTACCAGTCAAACAGTCACCTGCTACAATAATAAcccttatattattattttaatcaaattgaACAGGTTCAGAGCTCACATCCTTATTAGTCCCAAAACACATTCTGTGTTCATCTCATTAAACCCATTGTGCTTCCTCTTGTGGATTGAATCAAGCTTGTGGATTTTCGTCCTAAATAAGACAAGACGTTCATGGTCTGTAGAGCACATATTCTGTCAGTGGGACAATGGGAGTATAGAAGTAGGGCGACTTATGGACTGTTCGTATTATATCAACAGCCTTCTAGAAAATGAGCGCAATCTCTCGTGCAATGTTCCAAGGGACCAATCAGAAGGGGAGGGAGCGAGGATCGAGGCATccacaaagaaaagagtgaaaAGGCTCCTGGCATGCTGATGATGAGTCAGAAGGATGGTTTTCTCCTATTTCTATTTCAGTAGGCTCCATCCATAGCCCACTAATATTATGTGTGGCTGGCTTGTCTTACAGCCACCCTTAGAGAAATACACAGCTTAGAAAATCAAGTGCTCTGGTCCCCAGTTTAATAAAAGCTTAAAGCCTGGCCTAGAAACTCAGGCTATTTTATGCACCATGACGCTTTAGTGAGCGCTTCCTTtacacctgatttttttttaccttcgtAGTTGACCTGTCCATCTCCATCGATGTCTGCTTCTCTGATCATCTCGTCCACCTCCTCGTCCGTTAGCTTCTCTCCCAGGTTCGTCATGACGTGACGGAGCTCTGCAGCACTGatgtagccatttccatcctacAGGCATCGGGCACAGGATCAATTTTTATCAAATAGGTGAACCTTGTGTACTACTAGACTTGCCTGACAAGATCCGTATCTCTGTTATGTCATCATGCTTACAACCCAGATAGACGTTAAGATATTTTGTAGAACAGAAATACAAGAGAATGTGAGGATCAATGAATCCtttttgacaaactcatttGGAAACAGCACAAAGACAATACACTTGACATTTCTCATGTAACTTGAGTTCTTGGTCAAATCTGTTAGCACCGAAACAAATTTTCAAGTTAAAACTGGATGGTTAATACCTTGTCAAATACTCGAAAAGCCTCACGGATCTCCTCCTCACTGTCTGTGTCCTTCATTTTTCTGGCCATCATGGTCAGGAACTCTGGGAAGTCGATGGTTCCATTTCCTGGAACAGGTGATCAATGAGGCACATTTTAATCAGCAAAAATGCAATTACTTAAAAGCCAACTTAGATAAGCAGATATGATATAACCCAGCATTTAGCTGATGAAGAGGACCCgactgaaaatatttatttggtcCTCTTATTTTCCCCCTCAAGTACGACATTATCTGTTTGGTGCCATAGATGTTCCTGCAGCGATGTTTCTACACACGCACCcagtaaattttttttaggCTACATCTTCAGCTTCTGCAGACGaggcgtgggggggggtgtatatgtgtgactgtgtgtatgttttcctctcttcctcgGGGAAGCCCTGAGATGATGTGCATGTCATACAAAACGCAGCAGTATTGCAGGGGGAACCGTGCCCAGTCATCCATAATGTAGGCAGAATATACTGTGCAGCTTGGCCTTTAAGGAGCTTGGATAAATCAAAGGCTCTGCCCCCATCAGAATCCCTGGTAGAGTGGGGgagaatggagggggggggactTCATCCAGATGTTCAATCCCTCTTTTACACTTTCATCCATCctaatgtcagtgtttttaagtCGCCTTTCTTTCATTTCCGATCTGTTTTTGACGGTTCTTGCCTCAACAATTAATTCAGAATAATTGGTGGTTTTTGGTTCTGCATGCAACAGGATCAATATCCATGTTGCTGTTGTCAAGACAGGATCACTATGGGATCACACCCTCTTGACAGGGGGAAGGATGTAGCAGCTCACTGACTGCGACCACAGGAGGGAAGCAGGGCGGGTTGGAGCTGCGGCTGATGGGGATCGTGGGACCCACTTTTATATAGACTAGAAAATGTGGGGAGTTAGTGATGTAATATTATAATTAAAAccggaccaaaaaaaaaagtcaggggATTGAAGTGAAGGTCAGGGGCACAGAGGGTAAAGTACACATGGGGATTAGCTATGGGGTGGGATGGATAGATGGAGCAGGGGATTGCATGCAGATTAACAAATAACAGAGCAGGcctcacacacagagagaacctGTGagaatggatgtgtgtgtgtggaaggaaACGGAATGCAGCAATGTGATGGGGCAGATGGTGATCTCATGGCCCGGGGGTAACAATCTAAGGACCTGTTATCTAACACAGAGACAGCCAGCAGCACAGAGGGCACACATGCTGCCACAGGGGGTTGGGACAGAGTCTGGCTCCCAGTCTTGGTAGAAGTGCACAATTGCAACTGGAAAACCATCATAGGAGAaggggaggtggggtggggggtacaTAATGATGACTCAAAAACCAAAAGCAACCCTTGTGTTAAATCTGCTCAATTGCACCTCCAGCCAGCTGCTGCAGTGGAGGGCAGGATGCAAGCAAGGAAGGATCAAGATAGGGaacaagagagagaaaatggtGGGAGggaaatggagagaaaataGAGCGGGGAGGGAGTGAGTGAGTGGGTGGtagagagggagatggagatgagGGAGATGTGAAGAGAATATAAGGAGTGAACCGAGTGGGAGATGGTGCGATTACACATAACAGGAGCTGACGCAAACTATAGAAGGCTGAGGCATCTCTGCACACTTGTGTGTGGTCGTCCTGCATCACAAAGCCAAACTTCATCCCCGAGATAAGAAAGAGGGGCAGGGTTACGTAATGATGAGTGATGTGGTAGGACTACAGCTAATATTTTAGTCATACAGCTATCTATAATTAAATCCTTAACTGCTGTCATACCACACCTTATTTTCTCTTGCATATTTCAGCTCAATATTCTATGTCAGGAATCTTCAACCACCAGGAAGAACTTCAACCATCTCAAACAGGTGTGTGGAGCTTGTTCCATCATCTCAGTGACTGCATGATAAACAGCTGCAATTCCATTTGATACTGTAATCCacactgtacataaaaaaacagcttGGCTCTTACAATCAAATAGCCAAAGGACATTCTATCTCTTTTTAAACAGCCCTGTCTCGCTAAAGCCTTCTATCCTCTTCCATTCATTGCAATTCACTGCCACAGCCTCCTTGTTTGGTAAATAAAGCTGATTTTCAATGGGCCAGCTGACATCCTATGGCTTCAGATGTGGGTACTAGATTTGCAGAGCGCAGAGAGGCCTTATGTAAccacttttattttccattactAGCTTCATTGCTGTCTGACCTAGATTGCATCAGCCAAGGGAGGCAGAGGCAGAACAAGAGGATGTtaatgatggtgtgtgtgtgcgcgcgcatttGTGTGTAAGTTTGTTTAATCTTGGGTGTTACTGAAAGGGAGGGCTCTGAGGATGGTGGGAGGACATTTCAATAAAGGGGGCAGCCAAACTATGGTGCAACTGATTTGTCCTGATCAATGTAGTCGCATTTCCAAAATCCTATAAACCGAGCGAGCAGCGGTGGGGTAAAAGGGCCCGCTGACAGCCAACAACCTCAACGCTACTACCCAAGGACAGCCGGCTAGGGAGCTTCCATCCACTCCTCTCTGACTCTTTCTATCACGGAACCTTTGGAAGACTGTCATGCAGGCTGAAGATGCAGTGACCCTCTGTTCACGAGGTGAGCAGAAGAATGTCTCTGAATCGCCAAACTGAGCGTGATGTTAATATCCGTCGCATGCTCCAATCACAAAAACTGGAGGCATCTCCTGCGCAGCCATTTTCCTAATGTTGTCAACCATGATGGAGCTGAGCTTGCAGTGACTAAaccccagagagagagagagtgagagtgagagtgagagtgagagtgagagtgagagagagagagagagagagagagagagagagagagagagagagagagagagagagagagagagagagagagagagagagagagagagatgtcaTCTGAAAAATAAGCCGGCTGGACAGTTGGCTTGGACAGTTGGTAGAAAAAGGGAGGGATGTGGGCAACAACAGTACTTAAGTGTTTCTAGATGGGGTGGTAATGGGTGCTTTATCTAATCCCTCGTGCGTTTGTAACAGAGGTTTTATCACTGTGAAGTCATGCGATACAGTGGTTGAGTGACATTATGCTCAGAATGATTGGAATTAAAGGATAATATATAGAGTAGTGTCACCTTGCAATGAACTAAAGCTTGAGAACAAAAGCAGAGAGACTTTTACTGTTTTGCATAGCGACAGCTGCAGTCATTTCATTGATGCAAATCAGGGTGAATGGGAAATTATCAGTCTGACTTCTGATAGCAAAGAATGACATCACCTTATTTacctaaatttttaaaaacctttcctCTTGGTCATAAGACACTAATTACTCCAGATGAATACAGTTAACAATTTAAATTCTGATTATTcgcttttaaaaataattttttcactaAAAATTAAGAGCAAATGTAGGATGAATCtaacatgaataatgaatgaataaaggtCTGCATCAACACAGACCTTTCTTGAACCTCGCAACAATTTTAGTACTGTTCATTAGCACTGTTTCTCCTATCTTCCCTGTCCTTTTTTGGTTGCCTGATATGACATATTTATTGATGAATCTATTTAACATAGAATCAAGTATGTATACTGACCGTCAGCGTCCACCTCATTGATCATGTCCTGCAGCTCGGCCTCTGTGGGGTTCTGGCCCAGCGACCTCATGACGGTGCCGAGCTCTTTGGTGGTGATGGTGCCATCACCATCCTTGTCGAATAAGGAGAAAGCCTCCTTAAACTCTGTGGGTGGTGCCAACAGTGGGATGTTAGATTACTTATTGCAGGAAGATCACCAGGGTATCTTAGGATGCTTATCCCAAAGGACAACCGAGGGGTCTGACAAAATAAGCATGGACTGAAGTGAAGCTAAATTGAGTACTAAAACCAACCAGAGGTTTTATCTTATGTAGTAGcatgacaaacaacaaaaatgacactCAAAAAAGAGCTGCCAGACCTTACTCTACAAAACTAATGGACATAAAAACCCATCCAGGGAAATGAAGGGAGCGGTGTGCATTAGCCTTGGAGCCTTAGCACAAGCTAATTAGCCACAGAGGGGTTTGACTGAGAGGAAACTGTACAGCCTTCAATTTTAGAGGgcacatcatttatttatcaactGTGTCAAGGTGCCTCAGTGATTGAAAAAACGCATAAACTTGTCTTTTCTCTGTGTCTTCATGAGTTTTTGTCCTGACTCGTGACATGCTGTAAATATTTCTGACACTTCTCTCCCGTTCGCTGTGACACACTAATGATCCACCAGGGGAGAACAGGTGTCAAAACCTGAAATGACCTGCTTCGTTCCGTGTCCTCCACAAGGAAAAGTGGAAGCAACCAGGGTAGTTAATGAGATATTACCTTACTGGTGTGACAGGAGAACTTTTAATGAATAACTTAATGTGGAATTGATCCAGCAGCAGTAAGCAAAGTAAGTGTGACGAAAGATCTGGGCTGTGAggggaagtaaaaaaaaaaaaaaaaagaaatccgcTGCTCTTACCTGCGATCTGTTCCTCTGTTAGTTGGTCAGCCTGGGTTTcaaaaaaacacagagagacagGGTTACAAACAATCAAGTTATTCAACAAGGCATGTGCTCTAAGTCCTAAAGTGTTTTGTCATCCCATTCCTCAATGTCCACACACTGATCTCCACATAACACGACACTGGCCACTGTGTTCAGGGATTTCGGTTGCAGTCTGCCCCTAGTGCTGCCAAGATTTTCCAATGACAATACCCTTAATATACTTATATTACTGCTAACTGGCTGTTGACAGACTTGGGAGCGTTGATCCAAGAGAGGATGTGTTTCAATATTTATCAtcaacattctcattttcttggcatttttgtttctcttgaCAGAATTATGAGTTTTACACCATTTGGAAGCcatcctgactccagtttgacTTTGAAAGCCacaaaataatggaaataaatcatttgaCGTGTCAGCTTATCAAGACACCATTTAATGTTTGATTAATTGACCAGCTGTTTTGTAAGATATTCCGGGTGAACTGTTGCACAGTTGTCCGAAATTACTATCACGTATAAAAAGTATAAAGGCATGATGGGAGTTCATTGTTGCACCTAATCTGAACCAGAAGCAGAGGTATTGACCTGTTCAGAAAAGGAGTGAACTGGCATGGACAGATAAAGGTGTGATATGATGATAACATGTTGGGTGTATTACTGTTAAACACTGCTGGttgcagttagcagctaacatgGAAATTATAAATGTGGTCCAGGAGATCCTTATCCTCAAGATCACTTATATAGATCAATAAATAATTGTTTAGAAAGTGCTGCCTTCATTGTTTTGtgcttcattttatttgatgcCATTTATTACCTTCTCTGTTTTGCTGCTGTAACAAGACTATTTCCCCTATGGGGATTAATACAGTCCTGTCTGGTTATGTAtctataaaatttaatttccagCTGATGAGCAGTTTCATGGCCTCGACTCACAACATGTCCAAATTAGTCAGACCCATCGGAGCAGTTCCCACAACCGAGCCCACCGGGCAAACAGACAGTGTAATAAAACGGATGAAGTGTCATCTCCAGACAGGAACAAAATTTTTGGAAAGCTATGTGAGAACACATCTGTATTGGAGTGTTTGCCATGCTCTGTACCATACCAACAGACCTGTTGGTATGGTTACCCTCAAAACCTGTTCTCCTCCTCTAACAGCTCTTAAATTACTGATAGTGACTTCCACACGCCATTCAATGGTGAGCTAGAAATTCAACGTGAGACATTCTATATTTTCTTTAGGTTCTTTACAAAGGAGCCACTGATTTTGAGTGAgtgttaaaatacagtaattgtaaTGCAGTCCTTTCTTTAGTAAAACTTATTCAGTATCatcttatcattattattattgttcttgTAAACACACCACAATGACAGGAGAAGCATATGCAGGCAGAAACGTGCACATTTACTCAAAAACCGTGCATGAATGCTGGTGCAAACAGCCTTCTTAATTGCCTTTTCCTCCACACCAATACTTTCTATTCCCATGTTTCTCGTCAATTAGTCACTTCTGCCTGAAAGATAATTTTTCCAGCCCATCCGTGTTATTTGTGAGTAGCAATGAGATTTTgaataaagcaaacaaacatgagCTTTGTCAAGTCTATGTTTGGAGGTGGGGGTATTTTATTTGGTATGTTATGCCCTGTAAAATCACATTTGTTGCATAATGTCTGTATTTGGTTCGACCAAATAAGATTAGACGGTTTGCTGCCTTACACACTGAAAGTgaccctttttttatttttatttgaagaaaCAAGAATGTCGTTGCTCCTCTGCTCTAAGTGGCAGCAGCTGATCCCGCAAGATGTCCATGAGTAACTTTCGGCAGTGCTCATACAATTAGCTCGCATAATTCGATAATGTGCACTGCACACAACACCTCCTgctttcctcctccctcccttcttACTCTCCATTTCATCAGTGAAAATAGCTGTTGATAACAACACATCACCTGGTTTGATCAATAATATCATCTCTGTGCGTTTTATGATCCTCCGTCCCAGATGTGTTCTTTCATCAGTTGTTGTGTTGATGAGCCTCCTTCTACTCCCTTAGTCACTCTGTGTGACTCCTGCTGCCCATCTCCATCCCCCTGCTGTCTCGCTAAGTGAACTGGTTGTTGGGTTTGGTGACTCAGTGCTATGGATCCTCCCTTGGCTTAGACCCAAGCTATGGAGGGCCCTGAGATGATGCTGCACCACCAGGCCCACTACCGGCCCATCCCTTCCGTTTCCCCTCCTTGAGTCAACACAGACTCCTCCTCTAGACCTTTCCCCTCCTGgtctctcttttcctccctctgtAAGCGACATGCTGTTCAGAGGAAACTCCCTTTCATTCACAGTCCAGTCTCATGGATGGGATCGTTCTCTATCAAGGCTTTCCAGGCTTAATAACAGTTTACAGAGGAAAATTAGTTTGCTAGGGAAGCTCTGCCAGCAGGAGTGGTTCAACAACTCCCACTGTTGCCTAGGCAGTCAGCACAAGCAATGTTCTCCAAACAGGACTGTGGGAGGAAGTTCACTGGGCCAGCAAGGAATGCGTTGCTCTCCCTTGAAGCACATATCACCCTCACTGCACTGGTCCCCATTCACATCAGCTTTTACTTGGTAGCTAGGGAAATAAGGTATCCAAGAAGGCTAGA from the Antennarius striatus isolate MH-2024 chromosome 19, ASM4005453v1, whole genome shotgun sequence genome contains:
- the calm1b gene encoding calmodulin-1b, which produces MADQLTEEQIAEFKEAFSLFDKDGDGTITTKELGTVMRSLGQNPTEAELQDMINEVDADGNGTIDFPEFLTMMARKMKDTDSEEEIREAFRVFDKDGNGYISAAELRHVMTNLGEKLTDEEVDEMIREADIDGDGQVNYEEFVQMMTAK